In the Cellvibrio sp. KY-GH-1 genome, GCGCAAGCTGATATCCGCCGCCACCAGTGCGTTATCCACCTCTTGCAGCGCGATTAAAATCGCTTTGTGATATTGCAACAACAATTCACGCTGACGCGCTTCGCTCAAGCGTTTTTGATTTACCAGGCGCCCGCCGTTAAAAAGAGTTTGCGCGAGTGACAGAGCCCAACCCGACGTTTGTGTGGCTGGATTCAGACTGAATAATTCGCTCGCGGTTTTACCCGTATTAGCGCTCAAACTGATTCCGGGCAAGAGTGTCGCGCGCGCCGCATGGATATTCGCGTTAGCTGCGCGCAAATTCGCTTCACTCGCAGCCAAATCCGGGCGACGAGTCACCAGATCCGCCGGAGTACCTGCCGCCATTTGCGGCACTTGCAACTCTAATAATTTTTCTGCAGTCAGTGAAAATTCCTGCGGTGTCTTACCCATTAAAATCGCTAATGCCGCTTGGGTTTGACGCGCTTGCAACTCCAGGGGCAATAATGAAGAACGCTGGCTCAATAAATTGGTTTTTTGCTGCGCGACATCTGCTGCAGTTGCCGCACCATTTTTATAGCGAGCATCGACAATTTTTTGCACGCGTTCAGCGATGGCAATATTTTTATGCGCAGTGGCAATACGTTCCTGCAACGCAAGCCATTGGAACCAACCATTGGCAATAGCCGCTTTTATACTCAGGGATGCGGCATCCTGATCGTAACGCGTAGCGTCATAGTCCGCGTTTGCAGCGGCACGCTCAGCAGCAATACCGCCCCATAAATCCACCTCATAGCTAATGTTGGCACCT is a window encoding:
- a CDS encoding efflux transporter outer membrane subunit; protein product: MQIKRLFLVIASLLISACSPTQVQKPNINYADNYSVTATQAVGENLVVDASWWKAFQSPALNELMQAAQQQSPDLLISAERVKQAELQMRIANASLFPSLSASASSGESRSKPDSSSNTRSETTRAGANISYEVDLWGGIAAERAAANADYDATRYDQDAASLSIKAAIANGWFQWLALQERIATAHKNIAIAERVQKIVDARYKNGAATAADVAQQKTNLLSQRSSLLPLELQARQTQAALAILMGKTPQEFSLTAEKLLELQVPQMAAGTPADLVTRRPDLAASEANLRAANANIHAARATLLPGISLSANTGKTASELFSLNPATQTSGWALSLAQTLFNGGRLVNQKRLSEARQRELLLQYHKAILIALQEVDNALVAADISLRQEASQQEIVANAERSLRLTEARYRAGTNDLLSLLDAQRSLFQAQDSLVQQRLARLNAAVDLYKSLGGGWTLAVNSVVAK